One genomic window of Bradyrhizobium sp. B124 includes the following:
- the groL gene encoding chaperonin GroEL (60 kDa chaperone family; promotes refolding of misfolded polypeptides especially under stressful conditions; forms two stacked rings of heptamers to form a barrel-shaped 14mer; ends can be capped by GroES; misfolded proteins enter the barrel where they are refolded when GroES binds) encodes MAAKEVKFSVDARDKMLRGVDILANAVKVTLGPKGRNVVLEKSFGAPRITKDGVTVAKEIELEDKFENMGAQMVREVASKSADAAGDGTTTATVLAQAIVREGAKSVAAGMNPMDLKRGIDLAVEAVVADLQKNSKKVTSNEEIAQVGTISANGDAEIGKFLADAMKKVGNEGVITVEEAKSLETELDVVEGMQFDRGYISPYFVTNADKMRVEMDDAYILINEKKLSSLNELLPLLEAVVQTGKPLVIVAEDVEGEALATLVVNRLRGGLKVAAVKAPGFGDRRKAMLQDIAILTGGQAISEDLGIKLENVTLQMLGRAKKVMIDKENTTIVNGAGKKADIDARVAQIKAQIEETTSDYDREKLQERLAKLAGGVAVIRVGGATEVEVKERKDRVDDAMHATRAAVEEGIVPGGGVALLRASEQLKGLRTKNDDQKTGVEIVRKALSAPARQIAINAGEDGSVIVGKILENKAYNYGFDSQTGDYADLVKKGIIDPTKVVRTAIQNAASVAALLITTEAMVAELPKKNSGGPAMPPGGGMGGMDF; translated from the coding sequence ATGGCAGCTAAAGAAGTCAAATTCTCCGTCGATGCGCGCGACAAGATGCTGCGCGGCGTCGACATCCTCGCCAATGCGGTGAAGGTCACTCTCGGCCCGAAGGGCCGCAACGTCGTGCTCGAGAAGTCGTTCGGCGCTCCCCGCATCACCAAGGACGGCGTCACCGTCGCCAAGGAGATCGAGCTCGAGGACAAGTTCGAGAACATGGGCGCGCAGATGGTGCGCGAAGTCGCCTCCAAGTCCGCTGACGCGGCCGGCGACGGCACCACCACCGCCACCGTGCTCGCCCAGGCGATCGTGCGTGAAGGCGCCAAGTCGGTTGCCGCCGGCATGAACCCGATGGACCTGAAGCGCGGTATCGACCTCGCGGTCGAAGCCGTCGTTGCGGACCTCCAGAAGAACTCGAAGAAGGTCACCTCGAACGAGGAGATCGCCCAGGTCGGCACCATTTCGGCCAACGGCGATGCCGAGATCGGCAAGTTCCTCGCCGACGCCATGAAGAAGGTCGGCAACGAGGGCGTGATCACGGTCGAGGAAGCCAAGTCGCTCGAGACCGAGCTCGACGTCGTCGAGGGCATGCAGTTCGACCGCGGCTACATCTCGCCCTACTTCGTCACCAACGCCGACAAGATGCGCGTTGAGATGGACGACGCCTACATCCTCATCAACGAGAAGAAGCTCTCCTCGCTGAACGAGCTGCTGCCGCTGCTCGAGGCTGTGGTGCAGACCGGCAAGCCGCTGGTCATCGTCGCTGAAGACGTCGAGGGCGAGGCGCTTGCCACCCTGGTCGTCAACCGCCTGCGTGGCGGCCTGAAGGTCGCGGCCGTCAAGGCTCCGGGCTTCGGCGATCGCCGCAAGGCCATGCTGCAGGACATCGCGATCCTGACCGGCGGCCAGGCCATCTCGGAAGACCTCGGCATCAAGCTCGAGAACGTCACGCTGCAGATGCTCGGTCGCGCCAAGAAGGTGATGATCGACAAGGAGAACACCACGATCGTCAACGGCGCCGGCAAGAAGGCCGACATCGACGCCCGCGTTGCCCAGATCAAGGCGCAGATCGAGGAAACCACCTCGGACTACGACCGTGAGAAGCTGCAGGAGCGTCTCGCCAAGCTCGCAGGCGGCGTCGCGGTGATCCGCGTCGGCGGCGCAACCGAAGTCGAGGTGAAGGAGCGCAAGGATCGCGTTGATGACGCGATGCATGCGACCCGCGCGGCTGTCGAGGAAGGCATCGTCCCGGGCGGCGGCGTCGCCCTGCTCCGTGCTTCCGAGCAGCTCAAGGGCCTGCGCACCAAGAACGACGACCAGAAGACCGGCGTCGAGATCGTGCGCAAGGCGCTGTCGGCTCCGGCTCGCCAGATCGCGATCAACGCCGGTGAAGACGGTTCGGTCATCGTCGGCAAGATCCTGGAGAACAAGGCCTACAATTACGGCTTCGACTCCCAGACCGGCGACTATGCCGACCTCGTCAAGAAGGGCATCATCGACCCGACCAAGGTCGTCCGTACCGCGATCCAGAACGCTGCCTCGGTTGCCGCGCTGCTGATCACCACTGAAGCGATGGTTGCCGAGCTGCCGAAGAAGAACTCCGGCGGCCCCGCAATGCCTCCGGGCGGCGGCATGGGCGGCATGGACTTCTGA